A genomic stretch from Bacillus sp. E(2018) includes:
- a CDS encoding YhcN/YlaJ family sporulation lipoprotein, with the protein MNFLGKSLTVTILAVGLVGCNGVNQSQDKNDNDVRPIGYYTNEGDNRGDLDRGNGFISDMADRDVNDHSATYHEDYDGKLAERIAGNVNDIRGVDDAHVILEDNNVIVGIDTDKKKKTELTNKVREVTSKLAPNRDVKIVADRDMVNRIENVDNNLRDGRAYTEVESDVRGISNDIVNAGSDLGNAIKRPFENNR; encoded by the coding sequence TTGAACTTTTTAGGGAAATCACTTACTGTAACAATTCTAGCTGTAGGTCTTGTAGGCTGTAACGGTGTGAATCAATCACAGGATAAGAATGACAACGATGTTCGACCGATTGGATACTACACCAATGAGGGAGATAATCGTGGTGATCTTGATCGTGGTAATGGATTTATTTCTGATATGGCTGATCGAGATGTAAATGATCATTCTGCCACATACCATGAAGATTATGATGGTAAACTTGCTGAACGAATCGCAGGTAATGTCAACGACATCCGGGGTGTAGACGATGCTCACGTTATTCTTGAGGATAACAACGTCATTGTAGGTATAGACACGGATAAAAAGAAGAAGACGGAACTAACTAACAAAGTTAGAGAGGTCACTTCTAAATTGGCACCGAATCGTGATGTGAAGATTGTTGCTGATCGAGATATGGTTAACCGCATTGAGAACGTTGATAACAATCTGCGAGATGGCCGTGCTTACACGGAAGTTGAATCAGATGTTCGCGGAATTAGCAACGATATCGTAAATGCCGGCAGTGACCTTGGAAATGCGATAAAACGTCCTTTCGAAAACAACCGCTAG
- the tgt gene encoding tRNA guanosine(34) transglycosylase Tgt, whose protein sequence is MKPAVTYELIKTCKQSGARLGKVHTPHGTFETPIFMPVGTLATVKTMSPEELKELGAEIILSNTYHLWLRPGHDIVKEAGGLHKFMNWDRPILTDSGGFQVFSLSDLREIKEEGVHFRNHLSGEKLFLSPEGAMEIQNALGSDIMMAFDECPPYPAEYDYMKASVERTSRWAERCLKGHARPEDQALFGIVQGGEYEELRKQSAQDLVSLDFPGYAVGGLSVGEPKDVMNRVLDFTTPHLPENKPRYLMGVGSPDSLIDGAIRGIDMFDCVLPTRIARNGTCMTSEGRLVVRNAKYARDFRPIDEKCDCHVCRTYSRAYIRHLVKANETFGFRLTSYHNLYFLVNLMKQVRQAIMDDRLLDFRNEFFEMYGFNKPNARNF, encoded by the coding sequence ATGAAACCAGCAGTAACGTATGAATTAATAAAAACGTGCAAACAATCAGGTGCAAGATTAGGGAAAGTTCACACTCCTCACGGCACATTTGAAACACCTATCTTTATGCCAGTAGGAACATTAGCAACGGTCAAGACGATGAGTCCAGAAGAACTCAAGGAGCTTGGAGCTGAGATCATTCTGAGCAATACGTATCACTTATGGTTACGACCAGGTCATGATATTGTTAAAGAAGCTGGTGGCCTTCATAAGTTTATGAATTGGGATCGTCCGATACTTACGGATTCAGGAGGCTTTCAAGTCTTTTCTTTAAGTGATCTGAGAGAGATCAAAGAAGAGGGTGTTCACTTCAGAAATCATCTTAGTGGTGAGAAGCTTTTCTTAAGTCCTGAAGGGGCAATGGAGATTCAAAACGCACTTGGTTCTGATATTATGATGGCGTTTGATGAGTGTCCGCCTTATCCTGCTGAATATGATTATATGAAAGCTTCTGTTGAACGTACAAGCCGTTGGGCTGAGCGCTGCTTAAAAGGACATGCAAGACCTGAGGATCAAGCGCTTTTTGGTATCGTGCAAGGTGGAGAATACGAAGAGCTTCGAAAACAGAGTGCTCAAGATCTTGTATCGCTTGATTTCCCGGGTTATGCAGTCGGAGGCCTATCAGTAGGTGAACCGAAAGATGTAATGAACCGTGTCTTAGATTTTACGACGCCTCACCTTCCAGAAAACAAACCACGTTATCTGATGGGCGTTGGTTCTCCTGACTCGCTTATTGATGGAGCGATTCGCGGAATTGATATGTTTGACTGTGTATTGCCTACTCGTATTGCTAGAAACGGAACATGTATGACGAGTGAAGGAAGGCTAGTGGTTCGTAACGCGAAGTATGCAAGAGATTTCCGTCCGATCGACGAAAAGTGCGACTGCCATGTATGCCGAACTTACTCTAGAGCGTACATTCGTCACCTTGTAAAAGCGAACGAAACATTTGGTTTCCGATTAACAAGTTACCATAACCTTTATTTTTTGGTAAACTTAATGAAGCAAGTAAGACAAGCGATCATGGACGATAGACTTCTTGATTTCAGAAATGAATTCTTTGAGATGTATGGCTTTAATAAACCGAACGCACGTAACTTCTAA
- the spoVB gene encoding stage V sporulation protein B yields MTKQTLVQGTILLILAGLVTKILGFVNRIVMARVMGHEGVGLYMMAVPTFLLAVTLTRLGLPIAISKLVAEADATGDRSKVRKILIVSLAITGILSIIITIALFIAAPLLAEYFFTDHRTIWPLLAIAPVVPVIAVSSVLRGYFQGLQNMRPSAYSQVIEQVVRIALVALLTGLFLPYGVEYAAAGAMISVIIGELASLLYMFSMFKVKKKMRIRKGFFKQLKQGHETMKDLLNIALPTTGSQLIGSVSYFFEPIVVANSLAIAGITTAVATAQYGELAGYVIPLLFLPTFITYSLSISLVPAISEANAQKKYHLIEHRLNQALRLSMLSGGIAAVIMYVYAVPIMDLMYDSPASASYVKIMTPFFFFLYFQGPLQAVLQALNLARSAMINSLIGALVKLTAIFALATRPEFGIMGAALGIVISIVVVTLLHFATVIKAISYTIVVKDFVLCLLSIFITGGGAVYLYQYMMPQFSPVQGLTICVTATCAIYLFVLIFFKLLGKEDLKHIPFIKRWI; encoded by the coding sequence ATGACAAAACAAACACTTGTGCAAGGAACGATCCTGCTCATATTAGCAGGACTTGTAACCAAAATACTCGGTTTCGTTAATCGAATCGTCATGGCCAGGGTGATGGGTCACGAGGGTGTCGGCCTCTATATGATGGCAGTCCCTACATTCTTATTGGCCGTAACTTTGACAAGGCTCGGTCTGCCGATTGCCATATCAAAACTTGTAGCAGAAGCAGATGCAACAGGAGATCGTTCGAAAGTTAGAAAAATTCTGATCGTATCTTTGGCCATCACTGGGATTTTGAGCATTATAATCACGATCGCTTTGTTTATCGCAGCTCCGTTATTAGCAGAGTACTTCTTTACCGATCATCGTACGATTTGGCCATTGCTCGCTATCGCACCTGTAGTACCTGTCATTGCGGTCTCCTCGGTTTTGAGAGGGTATTTTCAAGGTTTGCAGAACATGAGACCGTCTGCATATTCACAAGTTATTGAACAGGTCGTCCGAATTGCTCTCGTCGCCTTGTTAACAGGTCTATTCCTTCCTTATGGCGTTGAATATGCTGCTGCTGGCGCGATGATCTCTGTTATTATCGGTGAGCTCGCATCACTTCTTTATATGTTTTCGATGTTCAAAGTGAAAAAGAAGATGCGTATTCGTAAAGGATTCTTCAAACAACTGAAACAAGGACATGAAACAATGAAAGACCTTCTGAATATCGCTCTTCCAACAACGGGAAGTCAATTGATTGGCTCTGTTTCTTATTTTTTTGAGCCCATTGTTGTGGCAAATAGTTTAGCGATCGCTGGAATCACTACAGCTGTTGCAACTGCACAATACGGAGAACTTGCAGGGTACGTTATCCCACTATTGTTCCTGCCAACGTTCATTACGTATTCTCTCTCGATATCTTTAGTACCTGCTATTAGTGAAGCGAACGCTCAAAAAAAATACCACTTGATCGAGCATCGTTTGAATCAAGCCCTCAGACTATCGATGCTATCAGGTGGTATTGCGGCCGTAATTATGTATGTGTACGCGGTCCCCATCATGGACTTAATGTATGATTCGCCTGCATCCGCGTCTTATGTAAAGATCATGACACCTTTTTTCTTTTTCCTTTATTTTCAAGGTCCATTGCAAGCCGTGCTTCAAGCTTTAAATCTGGCACGTTCCGCAATGATCAACAGTCTTATTGGTGCCCTTGTTAAGCTAACAGCAATTTTTGCTTTAGCTACCCGACCTGAGTTTGGGATCATGGGAGCAGCCCTTGGAATCGTAATTAGCATCGTGGTGGTTACCCTGCTTCATTTTGCCACAGTTATTAAAGCGATCAGTTACACGATCGTAGTGAAAGATTTCGTCTTATGCCTGCTTTCGATTTTTATAACAGGAGGAGGAGCCGTTTATCTGTATCAGTACATGATGCCGCAATTTTCTCCAGTGCAAGGTTTAACGATATGTGTGACGGCAACATGCGCGATCTATTTGTTTGTTCTCATCTTCTTTAAACTTTTGGGTAAAGAAGATCTTAAACACATACCTTTCATTAAAAGATGGATCTAA
- a CDS encoding TIGR04086 family membrane protein, translated as MGIKHMASSMGRGLIAVLLMIMLCSLVLSLLLRFTGLTEASLKWVTVGLSFLSLFIGGLISGKKGQSKGWLLGGGTSVLFSFLVFLVQYLGYQSTFNSSQYMYHALFLLLAVIGGIMGVNLSSHKQTYK; from the coding sequence ATGGGGATTAAACATATGGCTTCTTCTATGGGACGGGGTCTTATTGCTGTTTTACTCATGATCATGCTTTGCAGTTTAGTGCTCTCACTATTGCTGCGGTTTACAGGGCTGACAGAGGCGTCGTTGAAATGGGTAACAGTAGGTCTTTCTTTTTTATCGTTATTTATAGGTGGATTAATTTCAGGTAAGAAAGGTCAGAGTAAAGGTTGGCTGTTAGGTGGGGGTACAAGTGTCTTGTTTTCTTTTCTTGTTTTTCTTGTTCAATACTTAGGCTATCAAAGTACGTTCAACTCCTCTCAGTATATGTATCATGCTCTTTTTCTTTTATTAGCGGTAATTGGTGGAATCATGGGTGTTAACTTAAGCAGTCATAAGCAAACATATAAATAA
- a CDS encoding DUF2905 domain-containing protein, producing MNRLLIVAGIVLIIIGLVGTYIGKLPGDMVWKKGNTTVYFPIMTSIIISVVLSLIFMIIGRFK from the coding sequence TTGAACCGACTGTTAATCGTTGCAGGAATCGTTCTAATTATTATAGGATTAGTAGGGACATATATAGGTAAACTTCCTGGTGATATGGTTTGGAAAAAAGGAAACACAACTGTCTATTTTCCGATCATGACTTCCATTATCATTAGTGTTGTACTTTCCTTGATCTTCATGATTATAGGTCGATTTAAATAG
- a CDS encoding DUF421 domain-containing protein → MELYTVIFRTLFIYFLIMVIFRMMGKREMGQLSIIDFVVSIMVAELAVISIEDPTIPMLNSLASIFVLLGIQLILALVSLKSRRMREIVDGKPSLIIKEGQVDEHEMKKQRYNFDDLLTQLRENNIRSLNEVEFGILETTGKLSIIKKDEESENTPIQMIMPLILDGKILEDNLEKMDKTSFWLRQELKKVGFKEIKNISFCTLNEDGTLFVDELNSKK, encoded by the coding sequence ATGGAACTGTATACCGTTATATTTAGAACGCTTTTTATTTACTTTTTAATCATGGTTATATTTCGAATGATGGGGAAGCGCGAGATGGGACAATTATCCATCATAGATTTTGTTGTTTCAATCATGGTCGCAGAATTAGCTGTTATCTCAATCGAAGATCCTACGATTCCCATGTTGAATTCACTCGCATCCATTTTTGTCTTGTTGGGTATCCAGCTTATATTAGCCCTCGTCTCTTTAAAGAGCAGAAGGATGAGAGAGATCGTTGATGGTAAACCTTCATTAATTATTAAAGAAGGTCAAGTGGATGAACATGAGATGAAAAAGCAGCGTTACAACTTTGATGATCTATTAACACAATTACGTGAAAACAATATTAGAAGCTTGAACGAAGTTGAATTTGGAATTTTAGAAACAACGGGTAAGCTTTCCATTATAAAAAAAGATGAGGAATCCGAAAATACACCGATTCAAATGATTATGCCTCTCATTTTGGACGGGAAGATCTTAGAAGACAATCTTGAAAAGATGGATAAGACATCCTTTTGGTTAAGACAAGAGTTAAAGAAGGTAGGGTTTAAAGAGATAAAAAACATTTCGTTCTGTACACTAAATGAAGATGGGACATTATTTGTCGACGAACTGAATAGCAAAAAATAA
- a CDS encoding post-transcriptional regulator — MENTHFSEWKNEVKPAVESKKEEFHYLGYESVTEEEIWECVQSKLKKKKVEPRLYALVDTILALSLNDFMTWLTIRSYKEEGLTQE; from the coding sequence ATGGAGAACACACATTTTTCGGAATGGAAGAACGAAGTCAAGCCAGCTGTAGAAAGCAAAAAAGAAGAATTTCATTACTTGGGGTATGAAAGTGTAACAGAAGAGGAAATATGGGAATGTGTACAATCAAAACTAAAGAAAAAGAAAGTGGAGCCTCGTCTATACGCATTGGTTGATACGATTTTAGCTCTTTCACTCAATGATTTTATGACGTGGCTAACGATACGCTCATACAAAGAAGAGGGGCTGACTCAAGAGTAG
- a CDS encoding LysM peptidoglycan-binding domain-containing protein: MRIHIVQKGDTLDKIAEKYDVPVNELRKANPGFSKTDVIERGEKIKIPIKMPGMKKEQPIVPVKEKPVAPVQEAPKPAPVKPAPKKPAPVKQEMKPAPMKPAPLKPAPTKMEKKDAPMKKDAPMKKDAPMKKDAPMKKDVPMLKDQPMKAPMKQPMAPIHDKDFAGMVESSNLGHYVPMGYPNQQPNIANMPNMANQPNIANMPNMANQPNMSNQPNVASKHGIYAGKDGYAPNKHQFLMEESSGMMQNMYGSMPPMFPKPQTYSQMPQGYGMMPPQGFSGMPQLYGGGYPQGGQQGGGGMQQAGSMPFGEYPDSDMDQMPSGEYTPGGQQQMQDMQMGMQQPGSMGMMPMGMPQGFSGMPQMGQMGMMPQSGGMPGMGQMGMMPQSGGMPGMPQMGMMPQGGGMPGMPQMGMMPQGGGMPGMPQMGMMPQGGGMPGMPQMGMMPQGGGMPGMPQMGMMPQGGGMPGMGQMGMMPQSGGMPGMPQMGMMPQGGGMPGMPQQMPQGMPNPYSQAQSREIDENFTEETEDDE, from the coding sequence GTGAGAATACACATTGTGCAAAAAGGGGACACACTCGACAAAATTGCTGAAAAATACGATGTACCAGTAAATGAATTAAGAAAAGCAAACCCGGGGTTCTCCAAAACAGATGTAATTGAACGGGGGGAAAAGATTAAGATCCCGATCAAGATGCCTGGTATGAAGAAAGAACAGCCTATTGTACCGGTTAAAGAAAAACCGGTTGCACCTGTACAAGAGGCTCCAAAGCCAGCACCAGTTAAGCCTGCACCAAAGAAACCAGCTCCAGTAAAACAAGAAATGAAACCAGCACCAATGAAGCCAGCGCCATTAAAACCCGCACCAACAAAGATGGAAAAGAAAGATGCACCGATGAAAAAGGATGCACCGATGAAAAAAGATGCTCCCATGAAAAAAGATGCACCAATGAAAAAAGATGTTCCCATGTTAAAAGATCAACCGATGAAAGCGCCAATGAAGCAGCCTATGGCACCTATTCATGATAAAGATTTTGCTGGAATGGTGGAATCATCAAATCTTGGCCATTATGTGCCGATGGGATACCCAAATCAACAACCAAACATAGCGAACATGCCGAATATGGCAAATCAACCAAACATAGCAAACATGCCAAATATGGCAAACCAACCTAATATGTCAAACCAACCAAATGTGGCGAGCAAACACGGGATATATGCAGGAAAAGATGGCTACGCGCCGAATAAACATCAATTCCTAATGGAAGAGTCATCTGGTATGATGCAGAACATGTATGGTTCAATGCCTCCAATGTTTCCAAAACCACAAACCTATTCTCAAATGCCACAGGGCTATGGAATGATGCCTCCACAAGGTTTCAGCGGAATGCCACAACTCTATGGTGGTGGGTATCCTCAAGGTGGCCAACAAGGTGGAGGAGGTATGCAGCAGGCAGGTTCAATGCCTTTTGGCGAATACCCAGATTCAGATATGGATCAAATGCCTTCCGGTGAATATACACCTGGTGGGCAACAACAAATGCAAGATATGCAAATGGGTATGCAACAACCTGGATCAATGGGCATGATGCCTATGGGTATGCCTCAAGGGTTTAGTGGGATGCCACAGATGGGTCAGATGGGTATGATGCCACAGAGTGGTGGAATGCCAGGGATGGGTCAGATGGGTATGATGCCACAGAGTGGAGGAATGCCAGGAATGCCACAGATGGGTATGATGCCACAAGGCGGTGGAATGCCAGGAATGCCACAGATGGGCATGATGCCACAAGGTGGTGGAATGCCAGGAATGCCACAGATGGGTATGATGCCACAAGGCGGTGGAATGCCAGGAATGCCACAGATGGGTATGATGCCACAAGGCGGAGGAATGCCAGGAATGCCACAGATGGGTATGATGCCACAAGGCGGAGGAATGCCAGGAATGGGTCAGATGGGTATGATGCCACAGAGTGGAGGAATGCCAGGGATGCCACAGATGGGTATGATGCCACAAGGTGGAGGAATGCCGGGGATGCCTCAGCAGATGCCACAAGGTATGCCTAACCCTTATTCACAAGCTCAATCTCGTGAAATAGATGAGAATTTTACGGAAGAAACGGAAGATGATGAATAG
- the queA gene encoding tRNA preQ1(34) S-adenosylmethionine ribosyltransferase-isomerase QueA encodes MNVNDFDFHLPEELIAQTPLENRTSSRLMVLDRSQETIEHKHFYDLKNYLKAGDCLVLNDTRVLPARLFGQKSDTGGKVEVLLLKEEGNDTWETLVKPAKRIKPGTEISFGDGRLKAVCTGESDHGGRQLKFIYDGIFYELLDDLGQMPLPPYIKEQLEEKDRYQTVYAVHQGSAAAPTAGLHFTTELIEEIKSMGVHVTFITLHVGLGTFRPVSVENVLEHDMHAEFYQVTKGTAELLNGVKEAGGRIITVGTTSTRTLETVANKFDGKFKEDSGWTDIFIYPGYSFKAIDGLITNFHLPKSTLIMLVSALASKDFVLRAYHEAVEEKYRFFSFGDAMLIL; translated from the coding sequence ATGAACGTAAATGATTTTGATTTTCATCTTCCTGAGGAATTAATTGCGCAAACACCGCTTGAGAACCGGACTTCCTCAAGGCTGATGGTGTTAGATAGATCTCAAGAAACAATTGAACATAAGCATTTTTATGATCTGAAAAATTACCTGAAAGCAGGAGACTGCCTTGTCTTGAACGATACTCGCGTTCTCCCGGCAAGACTTTTTGGACAAAAATCAGATACAGGCGGAAAAGTGGAGGTACTACTTTTAAAAGAAGAAGGTAACGACACATGGGAAACGCTTGTAAAACCAGCAAAAAGAATTAAGCCCGGAACTGAAATCTCTTTTGGAGATGGCAGATTAAAAGCAGTTTGTACTGGTGAGAGTGACCACGGAGGCAGACAGCTGAAGTTTATTTATGATGGCATTTTCTACGAACTGCTCGATGATCTAGGTCAGATGCCGCTTCCGCCCTATATTAAAGAACAGTTAGAGGAAAAAGATCGTTATCAGACTGTTTATGCGGTTCATCAAGGTTCTGCAGCTGCTCCGACCGCTGGCTTGCATTTTACGACAGAATTGATCGAAGAGATCAAATCTATGGGTGTACATGTTACGTTTATTACTCTTCACGTCGGTTTAGGCACGTTTCGTCCTGTTAGTGTAGAAAATGTTCTGGAACATGACATGCATGCCGAATTTTATCAAGTCACAAAAGGAACAGCCGAACTTTTAAATGGGGTTAAAGAAGCTGGTGGAAGAATTATTACCGTTGGAACTACGAGTACACGAACACTTGAAACGGTAGCCAATAAATTTGATGGCAAGTTTAAAGAAGATTCTGGTTGGACAGATATCTTTATCTATCCTGGTTATTCGTTCAAAGCGATTGATGGATTGATTACTAACTTCCATCTTCCAAAATCAACATTAATCATGTTGGTGAGTGCTTTAGCATCCAAAGATTTCGTTTTAAGAGCATATCATGAAGCCGTCGAAGAAAAGTATCGCTTTTTCAGTTTCGGTGACGCGATGCTTATACTTTAA
- the yajC gene encoding preprotein translocase subunit YajC produces MGGSLGGILPIILMFAIFYFLLIRPQQKRQKAVREMQSNLKKGDKVVTIGGLHGTLDSIDDNIAVIRSNDGAKLTFDRNAIREVKEEAVL; encoded by the coding sequence ATGGGTGGAAGTCTTGGAGGAATATTGCCGATTATCTTGATGTTTGCAATTTTTTATTTTCTGTTGATCCGACCGCAGCAAAAGAGACAAAAAGCGGTTCGTGAAATGCAGTCTAACCTTAAAAAGGGCGACAAAGTTGTAACGATCGGTGGACTACACGGAACACTAGACAGCATCGATGATAACATCGCTGTTATTCGTTCGAACGATGGCGCAAAGTTAACATTTGATCGTAATGCGATCCGTGAAGTAAAAGAAGAAGCAGTACTATAA
- the ruvB gene encoding Holliday junction branch migration DNA helicase RuvB — MEERIVSSEERQDEANIELSLRPELLDEYIGQTSVKDNLRIFIKAAKLRNEPLDHVLLYGPPGLGKTTLASIIANEMEVNLRTTSGPAIERPGDLAAILTSLEPGDVLFIDEIHRLSRAIEEILYSAMEDFCLDIVIGKGEVARSVRLDLPPFTLIGATTRAGSLSAPLRDRFGVLARLEYYKSEELGEIVRRTGDVFGVRVDDLSAEEIARRSRGTPRIANRLLRRVRDFVQVEGKDTISLPICQKALELLQVDRLGLDHIDHKLLLGIIHTYKGGPVGLETISATIGEESMTIEDVYEPYLLQIGFLQRTPRGRMVTEQAYQYFGLAASAD; from the coding sequence ATGGAAGAGAGAATTGTTTCTTCAGAAGAACGTCAAGATGAAGCAAATATCGAGTTAAGCCTGCGCCCTGAACTTTTAGATGAATATATAGGACAAACCTCCGTAAAGGACAATTTGCGGATCTTTATTAAAGCTGCAAAACTTCGCAACGAACCTCTTGATCATGTCCTGTTGTACGGACCTCCTGGTTTAGGAAAGACCACGTTGGCATCGATCATTGCAAATGAGATGGAAGTTAACTTGAGAACAACAAGTGGACCAGCCATTGAACGGCCTGGTGACTTGGCAGCCATCTTGACATCGTTAGAGCCCGGTGACGTTTTATTTATCGATGAGATTCACCGATTATCCCGTGCGATTGAAGAAATTCTATATTCAGCAATGGAAGACTTTTGTTTAGATATCGTGATCGGAAAGGGAGAGGTTGCAAGGTCTGTGAGATTAGACTTACCTCCTTTCACGTTGATTGGCGCGACCACAAGAGCGGGTTCTCTATCAGCTCCTCTCCGAGATCGTTTTGGTGTTCTCGCAAGGCTGGAATACTACAAATCAGAAGAGCTTGGTGAGATCGTAAGACGTACGGGGGATGTTTTTGGGGTAAGAGTAGATGATCTATCAGCAGAAGAGATCGCAAGAAGATCAAGAGGTACTCCGAGGATTGCTAACCGGTTATTACGAAGAGTAAGGGATTTTGTGCAGGTTGAAGGCAAGGATACAATTTCTTTGCCGATCTGTCAGAAAGCTTTAGAGCTTCTGCAAGTAGACCGTTTAGGTTTAGACCATATTGACCATAAATTATTACTAGGGATCATTCACACGTATAAAGGCGGTCCTGTAGGTCTAGAGACCATTTCGGCTACAATTGGTGAAGAATCGATGACGATTGAAGATGTATATGAGCCTTATCTTCTTCAGATTGGTTTCTTACAACGTACTCCACGTGGACGCATGGTTACAGAACAGGCCTATCAATACTTTGGACTGGCGGCGTCCGCGGATTGA
- the ruvA gene encoding Holliday junction branch migration protein RuvA: MIESISGNVDYITAEYIVMNNSGIGYKILCPNPFIYKLNDQKTVYTYQYVREDVLALYGFKNRKERDLFLKLLNVSGIGPKGALAIVAFGQPEQVVNAIEQEDEKFLTKFPGVGKKTARQMILDLKGKISIFADVEFTDGLFADVEPDGDELDEALEALAVLGYGRKEIQKILPELKKEKMSANEYVKAALKKLMNS, translated from the coding sequence TTGATTGAAAGCATTTCTGGAAATGTAGATTACATAACGGCAGAATATATTGTTATGAATAATAGTGGAATTGGATATAAAATTTTATGCCCTAATCCATTTATTTATAAATTGAACGATCAAAAGACGGTATATACGTATCAATATGTACGTGAGGATGTATTGGCTCTTTATGGTTTCAAGAACAGAAAAGAACGCGACTTGTTTTTAAAGTTGTTGAACGTTTCAGGAATCGGACCAAAAGGAGCATTAGCGATTGTTGCCTTCGGTCAGCCTGAACAAGTGGTCAATGCGATCGAACAAGAAGATGAAAAGTTCCTAACTAAATTTCCTGGTGTAGGGAAGAAAACTGCACGTCAGATGATTTTGGACCTAAAAGGTAAGATCTCAATTTTTGCAGATGTAGAGTTCACGGATGGACTATTCGCAGATGTTGAACCAGATGGTGATGAACTTGACGAAGCACTCGAGGCTCTTGCAGTCTTAGGATATGGCAGAAAAGAAATTCAAAAAATTCTTCCAGAACTGAAAAAAGAAAAGATGTCTGCTAACGAATATGTTAAAGCAGCATTAAAGAAGTTAATGAATTCATAA